From a region of the Tenggerimyces flavus genome:
- a CDS encoding YdeI/OmpD-associated family protein, whose protein sequence is MTEFLTFRSGAEWDAWLADHHETHASGVWVKIAKKGAGVESVTIRETLDGALCYGWIDSQRKGLDDSFYLQRYSRRRPTGAWSQVNVERAGELIAEGRMRAPGFAEIEAAKADGRWDQAYERQSTATTPDDLAEALGRNEQAAKAYDNLDKTGRYLLILPLLKARTPERRATLVERTVKDLAAQA, encoded by the coding sequence ATGACCGAGTTCCTCACCTTCCGCTCCGGCGCGGAGTGGGACGCGTGGCTCGCCGACCACCACGAGACCCACGCCAGCGGGGTCTGGGTCAAGATCGCGAAGAAGGGTGCCGGCGTCGAGTCGGTCACCATCCGCGAGACGCTCGACGGTGCGCTCTGCTACGGCTGGATCGACAGCCAGCGCAAGGGCTTGGACGACTCGTTCTACCTGCAGCGCTACTCCAGGCGCCGCCCGACCGGGGCCTGGTCGCAGGTCAACGTCGAACGTGCCGGCGAGCTGATCGCCGAAGGCCGGATGCGCGCCCCGGGCTTCGCCGAGATCGAGGCCGCCAAGGCGGACGGGCGCTGGGACCAGGCGTACGAACGCCAGAGCACCGCGACCACCCCCGACGACCTCGCCGAGGCGCTGGGGCGGAACGAGCAGGCCGCCAAGGCGTACGACAACCTCGACAAGACCGGCCGCTACCTGCTGATCCTCCCGCTGCTCAAGGCGCGCACGCCCGAGCGCCGGGCGACGCTGGTCGAGCGCACCGTCAAGGACCTCGCCGCCCAGGCCTGA
- a CDS encoding prolyl oligopeptidase family serine peptidase, with translation MTNSTPYPEAERDERTDTLHGQVVADPYRWLEDAESKHTERWLEGQEDLFRERRKDWDQHDGFKQRLGQLLASGAIGAPVWRGERQFFLRRTADQEHSVLHTIDLDGTERVLVDPIELDLSGTTTLDAWQPSKEGDLLAYQVSRGGTEESEIVVLDVATGRQVDGPIDRTRSSPIAWLPDGKAFYYVRRLHPDDVPKDERQYHRRIWLHQVGTNPHDDVIVFGADLDKTTFYGVTVSRDGRWLMVSAALGTAPRNDVWLADLTSSALDAPTFAPLQVGVDARVGARVGRDGKLYAWTDRDAPRGQLKVADLDNGVPPYEQWRTLVAQDDDAVLEDYAILDGPELPAPLLVTSWTEHAVSKLTVHDLATGEQRGDVELPGVGSVGGVGERPEGGHECWFGYTDYGTPSSIWRFDARTGECTIWATPPGTVDNLPDIATRQITYPSPDGTEIRMFVISPADGDPDKPRPTILYGYGGFGISLTPAFSAGILSWVEAGGVYAIANLRGGGEEGEEWHRAGMRDQKQRVFDDFLAAGDWLTQHGWTTPDLLAISGGSNGGLLVGAALTQRPQAFRAVVCSAPLLDMVRYERSGLGQLWTDEYGTVSNEEEFGWLLAYSPYHRVTDGLPYPAVLFTVFDGDTRVDTLHARKMAAALQHSSASHPATHPILLRNEREVGHSNRALSRTVELSTDTLAFLAWATGLRKK, from the coding sequence GTGACGAACTCCACGCCCTATCCCGAGGCCGAACGAGACGAGCGCACCGACACTCTGCATGGGCAGGTGGTCGCTGATCCGTACCGCTGGCTGGAGGACGCGGAGTCCAAGCACACCGAGCGATGGCTCGAGGGCCAGGAGGACCTGTTCCGCGAGCGCCGCAAGGACTGGGACCAGCACGACGGGTTCAAGCAGCGCCTCGGCCAGCTGCTCGCCTCCGGCGCGATCGGCGCTCCGGTCTGGCGCGGCGAGCGGCAGTTCTTCCTGCGGCGCACCGCCGACCAGGAGCACTCCGTTCTGCACACTATCGACCTGGACGGCACCGAACGCGTCCTCGTCGACCCGATCGAGCTCGACCTGTCCGGCACCACCACGCTCGACGCCTGGCAGCCCTCGAAGGAGGGCGACCTGCTCGCGTACCAGGTCTCCCGCGGCGGCACCGAGGAGTCCGAGATCGTCGTCCTCGACGTCGCCACCGGCCGCCAGGTCGACGGACCCATCGACCGCACCAGGTCCTCCCCAATCGCCTGGCTGCCCGATGGCAAGGCCTTCTACTACGTCCGCAGGCTGCACCCGGACGACGTGCCGAAGGACGAACGCCAGTACCACCGCCGCATCTGGCTGCACCAGGTCGGCACGAACCCCCACGACGACGTGATCGTCTTCGGCGCGGACCTGGACAAGACCACGTTCTACGGCGTCACGGTCAGCCGCGACGGCCGCTGGCTGATGGTCAGCGCCGCGCTGGGTACGGCGCCGCGCAACGACGTCTGGCTGGCCGACCTCACCAGCAGCGCGCTCGACGCGCCCACGTTCGCTCCCCTGCAGGTCGGCGTCGACGCCCGCGTCGGCGCCCGGGTCGGGAGAGACGGCAAGCTCTACGCCTGGACCGACCGCGACGCGCCGCGCGGACAGCTGAAGGTCGCCGACCTCGACAACGGGGTGCCGCCGTACGAGCAGTGGCGCACGCTCGTCGCTCAGGACGACGACGCCGTTCTGGAGGACTACGCGATCCTCGACGGCCCCGAGCTCCCGGCACCGCTGCTCGTGACCTCGTGGACCGAGCACGCCGTGTCCAAGCTCACCGTCCACGACCTCGCCACCGGCGAGCAGCGCGGCGACGTCGAGCTGCCCGGCGTCGGCTCGGTCGGCGGCGTCGGCGAACGTCCCGAGGGCGGCCACGAGTGCTGGTTCGGCTACACCGACTACGGCACTCCGTCGAGCATCTGGCGCTTCGACGCCCGCACCGGCGAGTGCACGATCTGGGCCACCCCGCCCGGCACCGTCGACAACCTGCCCGACATCGCCACCCGGCAGATCACCTACCCGTCGCCCGACGGCACCGAGATCCGCATGTTCGTGATCTCACCCGCCGACGGCGATCCGGACAAGCCGCGGCCGACGATCCTCTACGGGTACGGCGGATTCGGCATCTCGCTGACCCCAGCGTTCTCCGCCGGCATCCTCTCCTGGGTCGAGGCCGGCGGCGTGTACGCGATCGCCAACCTCCGCGGCGGCGGCGAGGAGGGCGAGGAGTGGCACCGCGCCGGCATGCGCGACCAGAAGCAGCGCGTGTTCGACGACTTCCTGGCCGCCGGCGACTGGCTGACCCAGCACGGCTGGACCACGCCCGACCTGCTCGCGATCTCCGGTGGCTCGAACGGCGGCCTGCTCGTCGGCGCGGCGCTGACCCAGCGCCCGCAGGCGTTCCGCGCGGTCGTCTGCTCCGCGCCGCTGCTCGACATGGTCCGGTACGAACGCTCCGGCCTGGGGCAGCTGTGGACGGACGAGTACGGCACGGTGTCGAACGAGGAGGAGTTCGGCTGGCTGCTCGCCTACTCGCCGTACCACCGCGTGACCGACGGCCTGCCGTACCCGGCGGTGCTGTTCACGGTCTTCGACGGCGACACCCGCGTCGACACGCTGCACGCCCGCAAGATGGCGGCCGCGCTGCAGCACTCCTCGGCGTCCCACCCGGCGACGCACCCGATCCTGCTCCGGAACGAGCGGGAGGTCGGGCACAGCAACCGCGCTCTGTCCCGCACTGTGGAACTCTCCACCGACACGCTGGCCTTCCTCGCCTGGGCGACCGGCTTGCGGAAAAAATAA
- a CDS encoding OsmC family protein: protein MATTRTANAHWEGSLMEGAGRVSLDSSGIGTYEVSWPSRAEAANGKTSPEELIAAAHSTCYSMALSHGLAQAGTPPTTVDTKADVTFQPGQGITGIHLTVHASVPGLDAEGFAAAAQSAKENCPVSQALTGTTITLDATLDA, encoded by the coding sequence ATGGCCACCACACGTACGGCCAACGCGCACTGGGAGGGCTCCCTCATGGAGGGCGCCGGCCGGGTGTCGCTCGACTCGTCCGGGATCGGCACCTACGAGGTCAGCTGGCCGAGCCGGGCCGAGGCGGCGAACGGCAAGACCAGCCCGGAGGAGCTGATCGCCGCGGCGCACTCGACCTGCTACTCGATGGCACTGTCGCACGGCCTCGCGCAGGCCGGTACGCCTCCGACGACCGTCGACACCAAGGCGGACGTGACGTTCCAGCCGGGTCAGGGCATCACCGGCATCCACCTGACCGTGCACGCGTCGGTCCCCGGCCTGGACGCCGAGGGCTTCGCGGCCGCCGCGCAGTCCGCCAAGGAGAACTGCCCGGTCTCGCAGGCGCTCACCGGCACCACGATCACGCTGGACGCCACGCTCGACGCTTAG
- a CDS encoding ABC transporter substrate-binding protein: MPRSELSRRAFLGGAGGAALLLAGAACGESGGAGAKKAVSRESVELPTYAAYTGVKPDLPGTEAGVRPGFVHYPKDKPKSVTGDIGAGSTVLAFANIYFPLPPSADKNKYWATLNERLGVTFNMIMTPSGGDFDAKFATLIAGNADSLPDLMQVRGTKPQMPRMLSSKFADLSEYLAGDAIKEYPNLAAIPTRAWKNSVFNGGIYGIPIPREPVGSPVFTRFDVVKKLGLSTSLSNADDLSALAKELTDGKSRWAYGSATRIVNMAAQMLKAPNSWRSEGGKLTHARETEEWKQALDYALSQWKAGVVHPDAFGVENVVVKQWFNSGKIVLHYDGYPGWRQYVSDSSNNPSFDLDWTVLPGFSGGAGAVHAGGSIFSITSLKKASPDRLKELLRICDYFAAPFGTEEYFFNVYGLEGLHHTLSPEGDPKLTPNGQSQTVLPIRYIAEPSTPIYEPGRPTDVERQHAYESKVIPTAIVNPCSGLYSETEATKGAVLTTALDDLTEEIIQGRKPLSAWDDAVATWRAGGGDKIRAELEEQLQKQGSSGG, from the coding sequence ATGCCCAGATCCGAGCTGAGCCGGCGCGCATTCCTGGGAGGTGCGGGTGGTGCCGCACTCCTCCTGGCAGGGGCCGCCTGCGGTGAGTCCGGTGGTGCTGGCGCGAAGAAGGCGGTGAGCCGGGAGAGCGTCGAACTCCCCACGTACGCTGCCTACACCGGCGTCAAGCCGGACTTGCCTGGGACCGAGGCCGGTGTACGGCCTGGGTTCGTGCACTACCCGAAGGACAAGCCGAAGTCCGTCACCGGTGACATCGGGGCGGGAAGTACCGTTCTGGCGTTCGCGAACATCTACTTCCCGCTGCCGCCGAGCGCGGACAAGAACAAGTACTGGGCGACGCTGAACGAGCGGCTCGGCGTCACGTTCAACATGATCATGACGCCGTCGGGCGGGGACTTCGACGCGAAGTTCGCGACGTTGATCGCCGGCAACGCCGACTCGCTGCCGGACCTCATGCAGGTGCGCGGGACGAAGCCGCAGATGCCGCGGATGCTGTCGTCGAAGTTCGCGGACCTGTCGGAGTACCTCGCCGGCGACGCGATCAAGGAGTACCCGAACCTCGCGGCGATTCCCACGCGGGCTTGGAAGAACTCCGTCTTCAACGGCGGCATCTACGGCATCCCGATCCCGCGCGAGCCGGTGGGCTCGCCGGTGTTCACCCGGTTCGACGTGGTGAAGAAGCTCGGCCTGTCGACATCGTTGTCGAACGCGGACGACCTGTCCGCGTTGGCGAAGGAGCTAACGGACGGCAAGTCGCGGTGGGCGTACGGCTCGGCGACGCGCATCGTCAACATGGCGGCGCAGATGCTGAAGGCGCCCAACTCGTGGCGTTCCGAGGGCGGGAAGCTGACGCACGCGCGGGAGACCGAGGAGTGGAAGCAGGCTCTGGACTACGCGCTCTCGCAGTGGAAGGCGGGCGTCGTTCATCCCGATGCGTTCGGCGTGGAGAACGTGGTCGTCAAGCAGTGGTTCAACTCGGGCAAGATCGTGCTGCACTACGACGGGTATCCGGGGTGGCGGCAGTACGTGTCGGACTCGTCGAACAACCCCTCGTTCGACCTGGACTGGACGGTGCTGCCCGGCTTCTCGGGCGGCGCGGGCGCTGTCCACGCGGGTGGGTCGATCTTCTCGATCACGTCGTTGAAGAAGGCTTCGCCGGATCGGCTGAAGGAGCTGCTGCGGATCTGCGACTACTTCGCGGCGCCGTTCGGGACGGAGGAGTACTTCTTCAACGTGTACGGGTTGGAGGGCCTGCACCACACCCTCTCGCCGGAGGGCGACCCGAAGCTGACACCGAACGGGCAGTCGCAGACTGTGCTGCCGATCCGCTATATCGCGGAGCCGTCGACGCCGATCTACGAGCCGGGGCGGCCGACGGACGTGGAGCGGCAGCACGCGTACGAGTCGAAGGTGATCCCGACGGCGATCGTCAACCCGTGCTCGGGTCTGTACTCCGAGACCGAGGCGACGAAGGGCGCGGTGCTGACGACGGCGCTGGACGACCTGACCGAGGAGATCATCCAGGGCCGCAAGCCGCTGTCGGCCTGGGACGACGCGGTGGCGACGTGGCGTGCGGGCGGCGGCGACAAGATCCGGGCGGAGCTGGAGGAGCAGCTGCAGAAGCAGGGCTCCTCTGGTGGGTGA
- a CDS encoding glycosyltransferase has protein sequence MGVVAVASQDVRTGVSGIASTEKPDRVMFFDPTGRRWRVVRMALLVAAALLVTALAIVVPQISQPTALEAGVRYPAITADEVGTAPLFGTGPLLRVVRLERHGAHLIAMDPFADTPLHVVSAADSSRLGKSTYAIERYGYEPSRTHTMSLTFDDGPNPTYTPKILDLLSREHVPATFCIMGRNAAKYPNIVARIVREGHALCNHSYSHADLSTVSAFQTREELILTDRILRVTGGVRVDYVRPPYNGADDKSVRESTEALLRTQQWGYQIANYDFDTADWEHALDHKAIPMPDLSGDNLTVLLHDAGGKRENSVAYTKKLIDSARARGYTFHTMPDVNPELATATSKVTPTTWDKLTFGGAVVISAWSGQLLRYLLYLAVFLVVTVGLVNITLAIIRRLLRKRRIRSYAPHFDAPLISVVIAAFNEEKVIERTLDTLRRTTYPYLDIVVVDDGSTDRTAEIVDRIKATDDRVRLVRQANTGKAVALNNGFEAAAGEIVVTGDADTIFMPDAITNLVRHFVRPGAERLAAVAGVVKVGNVRNLLTRWQALEYLTQVGVERAAHAAMGAIMTVPGACAAWRRSAVLAVGGFSQATLAEDCDLALTLQQHGYLVTQDDEAIAYTEVPETMAALLRQRLRWTFGNLQSLWKHRGMLLRPRFGCLGLVVLPFAALSLATSVAFMPFIYLMVFLALRDQGVSTVLFYLLVFLGIHLVFATIGVILQKERPSHLLILPLYPAIQEPLRAYLVFKSLVSALRGAHLGWNKLSRTGTIASDPVRPTRVASAVAAPVTVAKRERWLDFLRSIALVRIVTYHTMGLAWFSLIFPSMGIMFGLAGSLMARSLDRSSGGVIMSRLRRLLPALWLLAIVWVPVMIWQGWTSNGDASRALNGPELLLWLFPILDPPTSDWGGDVSAVLWYLRTYLWFVLLSPLALAAFRRWPVRTMLVPLGMIALTAVGVFTFEGSLLNSALLDVATYGACWLLGFAHHDGMIKRARRSTLALLAVPTLAIGGWWAWNQYGVLGTYDLNEIPFAQAMWSFGFVILLLRFSPSMGWLERIPILRRLVEVLNNRAVTVYLWHEVAILLSVGVLIFVAVDNVAVQLAIVWALVAVAVVLFGWVEDLAARRAPQLVPGVPIPIPALVRIAQTPVRGFAWIRAPRRAIPALASLGVAAAAILLVTTVISPPQFGGGVPITQAAPTAGPDESQNARAASFSAAAVQWIERNVASGSRVIAGETMMRRLVSAGFSTTYLIPFDLVDSVVGAADTKALTPTALAESGLDYVVETSFTRTSPKPSPATRQRLGQAPAIATFGTGNDRIEIRLVLPKQSVPTDADAAADAQARQFAGTELATNDRLELTPAARASLESGQVDSRLLSVLSLLTGEHRLGVAGFAQEPGESSASPRRNLRITSIDGRPVTSTADVARLSRVLNLQRSTFRPTEFGVVGDQSAPAFEVHFAAPSPVGLLPGG, from the coding sequence GTGGGGGTCGTCGCTGTGGCTTCGCAGGATGTGCGTACCGGCGTGTCCGGAATCGCCTCCACCGAGAAGCCCGACCGGGTCATGTTCTTCGACCCGACCGGGCGGCGTTGGCGTGTGGTGCGGATGGCTCTGCTTGTCGCGGCCGCGCTCCTCGTCACCGCCCTCGCGATCGTGGTGCCTCAGATCAGTCAACCCACGGCACTCGAAGCCGGCGTCAGGTATCCAGCCATCACTGCGGACGAGGTCGGAACGGCGCCCCTGTTCGGCACCGGCCCGCTGCTGCGCGTCGTCCGCCTCGAGCGGCACGGCGCCCACCTGATCGCGATGGACCCGTTCGCCGACACTCCCCTGCACGTCGTGAGTGCCGCCGACAGTTCGCGGCTGGGCAAGAGCACGTACGCGATCGAACGGTACGGCTACGAACCGTCCAGGACGCACACGATGTCGCTCACCTTCGACGACGGCCCGAATCCCACCTACACGCCGAAAATCCTCGATCTCCTTTCCCGCGAACACGTCCCCGCGACTTTCTGCATCATGGGACGGAACGCGGCGAAATACCCGAACATCGTGGCGCGAATCGTGCGTGAAGGACATGCGCTTTGCAACCATTCGTACAGCCACGCCGACCTCAGTACGGTCAGCGCATTTCAGACGCGCGAGGAATTGATTCTCACCGATCGCATTCTTCGCGTCACCGGTGGTGTTCGGGTCGACTATGTCCGGCCGCCCTACAACGGCGCGGACGACAAGTCGGTCCGGGAAAGCACCGAGGCGCTGCTGCGCACCCAGCAATGGGGCTACCAGATCGCGAACTACGACTTCGACACCGCCGACTGGGAGCACGCCCTCGACCACAAGGCGATCCCGATGCCGGACCTGTCTGGCGACAACCTCACCGTGCTGCTGCACGACGCGGGCGGCAAGCGCGAGAACAGCGTCGCCTACACGAAGAAGCTGATCGACTCGGCCCGAGCGCGCGGCTACACGTTCCACACCATGCCCGACGTCAACCCCGAGCTCGCCACGGCGACCTCGAAGGTGACGCCCACGACGTGGGACAAGCTCACGTTCGGCGGCGCCGTCGTGATCTCCGCGTGGAGCGGGCAGCTGCTGCGCTACCTGCTCTACCTCGCGGTGTTCCTCGTCGTCACGGTCGGCCTGGTCAACATCACCCTCGCGATCATCCGCCGCCTCCTGCGCAAGCGACGGATCCGTTCGTACGCACCACACTTCGACGCTCCCCTGATCAGCGTGGTGATCGCCGCGTTCAACGAGGAGAAGGTGATCGAGCGGACGCTCGACACCCTCCGCCGCACCACGTACCCGTACCTCGACATCGTCGTGGTCGACGACGGGTCCACCGACCGGACCGCGGAGATCGTCGACCGGATCAAGGCGACCGACGACCGGGTCCGTCTCGTCCGGCAGGCGAACACCGGCAAGGCGGTCGCGCTCAACAACGGCTTCGAGGCCGCGGCGGGCGAGATCGTGGTGACCGGAGACGCCGACACGATCTTCATGCCGGACGCGATCACCAACCTGGTAAGGCATTTCGTCCGTCCCGGCGCCGAACGCCTCGCCGCCGTCGCCGGCGTGGTCAAGGTCGGCAACGTCCGCAACCTGCTGACCCGCTGGCAGGCTCTGGAGTACCTGACCCAGGTCGGGGTCGAACGGGCCGCGCACGCCGCGATGGGCGCGATCATGACCGTCCCCGGCGCCTGCGCGGCCTGGCGCCGCTCGGCGGTGCTCGCCGTCGGCGGCTTCTCGCAGGCGACGCTCGCCGAGGACTGCGACCTCGCGTTGACGCTGCAACAGCACGGCTACCTCGTCACGCAGGACGACGAGGCGATCGCCTACACCGAGGTGCCGGAGACGATGGCCGCGCTGCTCCGGCAGCGGCTGCGTTGGACGTTCGGCAACCTGCAGTCGCTGTGGAAGCACCGCGGCATGCTGCTGCGCCCGCGGTTCGGCTGCCTCGGACTCGTCGTGCTCCCGTTCGCCGCGCTCTCGCTCGCGACGTCGGTCGCGTTCATGCCGTTCATCTACCTGATGGTGTTCCTCGCGCTGCGCGACCAGGGCGTCTCGACCGTGCTGTTCTACTTACTGGTCTTCCTCGGCATCCATCTGGTGTTCGCGACGATCGGCGTGATCCTGCAGAAGGAACGCCCGTCCCATCTGTTGATCCTGCCGCTCTATCCGGCGATCCAGGAGCCGCTCCGCGCGTACCTGGTGTTCAAGTCGCTCGTCTCCGCGCTGCGCGGCGCGCACCTCGGGTGGAACAAGCTCAGCAGGACGGGCACGATCGCGTCCGATCCGGTACGTCCGACGCGCGTGGCGTCCGCCGTCGCGGCTCCGGTGACCGTGGCCAAACGTGAACGCTGGTTGGACTTCCTGCGTTCGATAGCGCTGGTCCGGATCGTCACGTACCACACGATGGGGCTCGCCTGGTTCAGCCTGATCTTCCCGTCGATGGGGATCATGTTCGGCCTCGCTGGCTCGCTGATGGCGCGGTCGCTGGACCGCTCGTCCGGCGGCGTGATCATGTCCCGGCTGCGCCGCCTGCTGCCCGCGCTGTGGCTGCTGGCGATCGTCTGGGTGCCGGTGATGATCTGGCAGGGCTGGACGTCGAACGGCGACGCCTCGCGGGCGCTGAACGGGCCCGAGCTGCTGCTGTGGCTGTTCCCTATTCTCGACCCGCCGACCAGCGACTGGGGCGGCGACGTCAGCGCGGTGCTGTGGTACCTGCGTACGTACCTGTGGTTCGTGCTGCTCTCCCCACTCGCGCTCGCCGCGTTCCGCCGCTGGCCGGTCCGCACGATGCTGGTGCCGCTCGGCATGATCGCGCTGACGGCGGTCGGCGTGTTCACCTTCGAGGGAAGCCTGCTGAACTCGGCGCTGCTGGACGTCGCGACGTACGGCGCCTGCTGGCTGCTCGGTTTCGCCCACCACGACGGCATGATCAAGCGGGCGAGGCGGTCGACGCTGGCGCTGCTCGCCGTGCCCACGTTGGCGATCGGCGGCTGGTGGGCGTGGAACCAGTACGGCGTCCTCGGTACGTACGACCTGAACGAGATCCCGTTCGCCCAAGCCATGTGGTCGTTCGGCTTCGTCATCCTGCTGCTGCGCTTCTCGCCGTCGATGGGCTGGCTCGAACGGATTCCCATACTCCGCAGGCTCGTCGAGGTCCTGAACAACCGAGCGGTCACGGTGTACCTGTGGCACGAGGTCGCGATCCTGCTCAGCGTCGGCGTGCTGATCTTCGTCGCGGTCGACAACGTCGCGGTGCAGCTCGCGATCGTCTGGGCGCTGGTCGCCGTCGCTGTCGTGCTGTTCGGCTGGGTCGAGGACCTGGCGGCGCGCCGCGCTCCGCAGCTCGTACCGGGCGTGCCGATCCCGATCCCGGCGCTGGTCCGGATCGCCCAGACCCCCGTACGCGGGTTCGCCTGGATCCGTGCGCCGCGCCGCGCGATTCCGGCGCTCGCGTCGCTCGGGGTGGCCGCTGCCGCGATCCTGCTCGTGACCACGGTGATCTCGCCGCCCCAGTTTGGCGGTGGGGTGCCGATCACCCAGGCGGCGCCGACCGCGGGTCCGGACGAGAGCCAGAACGCGCGGGCGGCCTCGTTCAGCGCTGCAGCCGTCCAGTGGATCGAGCGCAACGTCGCGTCCGGCAGCCGGGTCATCGCCGGCGAGACGATGATGCGACGCCTCGTCTCGGCGGGCTTCTCCACGACGTACCTCATCCCGTTCGACCTGGTCGACTCCGTCGTCGGCGCCGCCGACACCAAGGCGCTCACGCCGACGGCGCTCGCCGAGTCCGGCCTCGACTACGTGGTGGAGACCTCGTTCACGCGCACCTCCCCCAAGCCGTCGCCCGCGACGCGGCAGCGGCTCGGCCAGGCGCCGGCCATCGCGACGTTCGGGACCGGCAACGACCGGATCGAGATCCGGCTCGTCCTGCCCAAGCAGTCCGTCCCGACCGACGCGGACGCCGCGGCCGACGCCCAAGCGCGGCAGTTCGCCGGGACCGAGCTCGCGACGAACGACCGGCTCGAGCTGACCCCGGCCGCGCGGGCGTCGCTGGAGTCCGGACAGGTGGACTCGCGGCTGCTGAGCGTCCTGTCCCTGCTGACCGGCGAGCACCGGCTGGGCGTCGCCGGGTTCGCCCAGGAGCCCGGCGAGAGCAGCGCCTCGCCGCGCCGCAACCTCCGCATCACCTCGATCGACGGCCGCCCGGTCACCAGTACGGCGGACGTAGCCCGGCTCAGCCGGGTGCTCAACCTGCAGCGCTCGACGTTCCGGCCCACCGAGTTCGGTGTGGTCGGCGACCAGAGCGCACCTGCGTTCGAAGTGCACTTCGCCGCGCCGAGTCCGGTGGGCCTGCTTCCGGGCGGCTGA
- a CDS encoding mechanosensitive ion channel family protein — MNAALDWQFWANSLEVPGKIALVIVLGVVIRLLVHRAIRRLVRRTVGLTAPDRLLGSKTAAAIVNHAGLANERRRQRAEALGSLFESITTVVVSTVVVLMVLGLLQFDLAPLLASAGVVGVALGFGAQNLVKDFLSGVFMLLEDQYGIGDVIDMGEAVGTVEGVGLRTTRLRDGDGVLWHVRNGEVLRVGNKSQGWSTLLLDVDVAYDENTERVEDLINTVAAALATEEDWAGKVIEAPKVVGIEGVSGLAVTLRVIGKCTANEHFSVQRELRQRLKDAFAVEGIRVPQPVPWSGPGQPPA, encoded by the coding sequence ATGAACGCCGCTCTGGACTGGCAATTCTGGGCCAACTCCCTCGAGGTGCCGGGCAAGATCGCCTTGGTGATCGTGCTCGGCGTCGTGATCCGGTTGCTCGTGCACCGCGCGATCCGCCGCCTGGTCCGCCGTACGGTCGGCCTGACGGCGCCCGATCGGCTGCTCGGCAGCAAGACCGCCGCCGCGATCGTCAACCACGCGGGCCTCGCGAACGAGCGTCGCCGGCAGCGCGCCGAGGCGCTCGGCTCGCTGTTCGAGAGCATCACCACCGTCGTCGTCAGCACCGTGGTGGTGCTGATGGTGCTCGGCCTGCTCCAGTTCGACCTCGCCCCGCTGCTCGCCAGTGCCGGCGTGGTCGGCGTCGCCCTCGGGTTCGGCGCGCAGAACCTGGTGAAGGATTTCCTGTCCGGCGTCTTCATGCTGCTGGAGGACCAGTACGGCATCGGCGACGTGATCGACATGGGCGAGGCCGTCGGTACGGTCGAGGGCGTCGGGCTGCGGACCACGAGACTCCGTGACGGCGACGGCGTCCTGTGGCACGTACGCAACGGCGAGGTGCTCCGCGTCGGCAACAAGAGCCAGGGCTGGTCGACTCTCCTACTGGACGTCGACGTCGCGTACGACGAGAACACCGAACGCGTCGAGGACCTGATCAACACCGTCGCGGCGGCACTGGCCACCGAAGAGGACTGGGCCGGCAAGGTGATCGAGGCGCCGAAGGTCGTCGGCATCGAGGGCGTGAGCGGACTCGCGGTCACGCTGAGGGTGATCGGAAAATGCACGGCGAACGAACACTTCTCGGTGCAGCGCGAGCTCCGGCAGCGGCTCAAGGACGCGTTCGCCGTGGAGGGAATCCGCGTTCCGCAGCCCGTTCCGTGGTCTGGCCCGGGCCAACCACCAGCCTGA
- a CDS encoding DUF4397 domain-containing protein, with translation MKTATLLVPRKTMVALVVALVALGGLLAFARPAAAATSTYLRLAHLSPDTPQVDVYLSPFGRTSEQKLVLDHVGYGAMSPYQTLQTGYYTVAMRATGADPSTPAVISTDIRLSTSKAYTLAGTGLNKQLSLRLFEDDLTPPAANESRVRVIQAANSAPSINVKTAAGGMLASDTKFATTTGYAAVPAGETSLEIEPIGGTAKASSVPVNLRGGTVLSVLVVNGANGGLTVRTVLDAEGMKQMPVGAVDTGDGFGAWASKAYWLGAGALVLALAFLLLRRRRPQVGQVV, from the coding sequence GTGAAGACAGCAACACTGCTCGTGCCACGCAAGACCATGGTCGCCCTCGTGGTGGCCCTGGTCGCGCTCGGCGGGTTGCTCGCGTTCGCGCGGCCCGCCGCGGCCGCGACGTCGACGTACCTGCGACTCGCCCACCTGTCGCCCGACACGCCGCAGGTGGACGTCTACCTGTCGCCGTTCGGGCGTACGAGTGAGCAGAAGCTCGTACTCGACCACGTGGGCTACGGCGCGATGTCGCCGTACCAGACGCTGCAGACCGGGTACTACACGGTCGCGATGCGAGCGACCGGTGCCGACCCGAGCACACCGGCGGTCATCTCGACCGACATCCGGCTGTCGACGTCGAAGGCGTACACACTGGCCGGAACGGGGCTGAACAAGCAGCTCAGCCTGCGGCTGTTCGAGGACGACCTGACCCCGCCGGCGGCGAACGAGTCGCGCGTCCGGGTCATCCAGGCCGCCAACTCGGCCCCGTCGATCAACGTGAAAACCGCGGCCGGCGGGATGCTGGCGTCGGACACGAAGTTCGCGACGACGACCGGGTACGCCGCGGTGCCGGCGGGCGAGACCTCGCTGGAGATCGAGCCGATCGGTGGCACGGCGAAGGCGTCGAGCGTCCCGGTCAACCTGCGCGGCGGCACGGTGCTGTCGGTGCTGGTGGTGAACGGGGCGAACGGCGGGCTCACCGTGCGTACGGTGCTCGACGCCGAGGGCATGAAGCAGATGCCGGTCGGTGCCGTGGACACCGGTGACGGCTTCGGGGCCTGGGCCTCGAAGGCGTACTGGCTGGGTGCCGGCGCGCTGGTGCTGGCTCTCGCCTTCCTGCTGCTGCGGCGCCGTCGTCCTCAGGTCGGTCAGGTCGTCTGA